The genomic DNA TGGAACATCGATGGCTTCCCCGCATGTCGCCGGCATCGCTGCCTTAGTAAGAGCGTACAATCCGAACTATACTTATTCTGATACGGTGAACGCGATTTTATATGGAGGTGTCACGAATAGTTCTCTGCAAGGGAAAACGAAAACTGGAAATGCTGCGAACGCGTACGGATCTTTAAAGTATATCAATGCTCCAAGCGGCATAACGGCAACGGTGCAGTAGTAAAATCAACGAATGGGACGGTGCGTCCGAAATTTTCGCGCGCACTTAAGCTTATAGCGAAATCCCTTGTTTCTTCAGAATATCCAACGCAGTCTGGCGTAGAATCGGATGAACCGTGAAGTCCTCCGGGTCCGGGGATTTTGATGTAGATTGAGGAGCCTTAAATTTGTCAGGACCGATCCATTCGGACAAGGCCCAGAGCATTCGTTGAAAAATCTCGTCGATTCTCTTTTGGTATCCGGCCTTTTTATAATAGCCGTAAGCGAGAATGGGCAGCTTTCTCTCAAACATGAAGTAATCACCGAGGCGGATCAGCCCGTCTTTGTATTCTGTCTTCAAAAAGCACTCTCTCGCTTTGCGGATATCGCCTTCATTAAAGGCCTGATTACCGACCCGAATGAGTTCCATCCTTTCCTTTGGATCCATACCAGTAATATCGTCCAAAAAAAAAGATTCGCAACCGATTTTTCCTCGGCTTTCCTTGCTGAAAAGGAACCCTGGAAGGAACGATTAAAGTCTATAAGGGGAATTCCGGCAAATTAGCCTCCCTGAGGAAGAATCCACCCAATGAGCGAATTGAAAGTCGGCGCGAAGGCGCCTAGTTTTACGGGAATAAACCAGTCCGGTGAAAAGATAGAATTAAAGAATCTATTAGGAAAAAAGGGACTAGTCCTATATTTTTATCCCAAAGACCAAACTCCCGGCTGCACTACTGAAGCCTGCGATTTTCGGGACAATTTTGCCCGCCTCAAAAAAGAAGGATTCAATGTCGTGGGTGTTTCGAAAGATTCGATTAAATCCCATCAGAAATTTATTGAAAAGCAAGAACTCAACTTTACTTTGATCTCCGACGAGGACGGGAGTATCTGCGAAAAATACGGGGTCTGGCAGCTGAAGAAATTTATGGGCAGAGAGTTTATGGGTATCATAAGAACGACTTTGCTGATCGGGCCCGATCTTAAAATATTGAAAATTTACCCAAAGGTCAGTGTAAAAGGCCATGTGGATGAGATACTCGCCGATATCAAGGCTCTGGAGAAGAAATGAAATTAGAAAAATCCAAAATTCATTTTGCAATTGGAAAGAATACTTCGAAAAACATATATAAAATCATTCCGGTATCGAAAGATCACCTGCCGAAGGAACTCGAAGCGAAATTCTCCGAGCAGGTCAAATCCTCCATTTTTACCGGGGAAGCCGGCCAATCACTGGTCGATGAGTCCGACAGAATCATTTATCTCGGTTTGGGAGATTCAGCAAAGATAAGCGTTCGAAGCGTTGCTCAATTGTTTTTTTCCTTCGGGGAGAAACTCAGAAAATGGGACGGAGTCGGATTGGAGATCAAGCTTCCTAGATTTCTTACGAAAAATTTGTCTCCCGTTTTACTGGCCTATCAAATCGCCAATTCAATCGATTTGGGCGCCTTTCCGTTAAACGTATTAACGAAAGACTTCAAGGAAAAAAAACTGAAATTCGGTTCGGTCACATTTTTGCCCGAGGACTCGAATGTCGAGAAAGCCGCTTCACAAGGTTTAGAGAAATCGAAAGCAGTTAGCAAGTACGTTAACGGAAGTCGCTTTATTGCCCATTTACCCGCAAATCATTTTACTCCGGAAGAATTCGTAGTTCGGTCTCGGGATATTGCTAAAGAGAACGGATTAAAGATTACCGTATTCGACGAGCCCCAGCTAAAGAAGGAAAAGATGGGGGGAATTCTCGCCGTCTCGCAAGGATCGGATAAGAAACCGAAAATGATTATTCTGGAATACCATCCGGTAAAGCCCAAAACCAAGAAGAAATTGGCTTTGATCGGAAAGGGCCTCACGTTCGATTCGGGAGGAATCAGCATCAAACCCGCGCAGGACATGCATGAAATGAAATACGATATGTGCGGAGCGGCCGCGGTGATTCATGCTATCGGAGCGATTGCGGAATTAGGAATCGGTATACCAGTAATCGCAGCGATCGGAGTCGCTGAAAACATGCCGGACGCCGCCGCTTTGAAACCGGGAGACGTTTACACTGCGCATAACGGTCTAACAGTCGAGGTTCAGAATACCGATGCGGAAGGACGTTTGGTACTCGGGGATGTCCTTTCCTACATAGGGAAAAAATTCAAACCGGACTATATGGTAGATTTGGCAACTTTAACCGGGGCGATCATTATCTCTCTCGGACACGAGGCCGCCGGAGTTATGAGCAATTCTGAAAAACTCACGGAACTCTTAAACGAAGCATCTACTTCTTCGGATGAGCGAACCTGGAATCTTCCTCTTTGGGACGAATACGGAGAAGATTTAAAAAGCGATATAGCTGATTTACGGAATGTCGCAGGGCGTCCCGGGGGAAGTCTTTCCGCAGGAAAATACTTGGAACGATTTGTCGATTCAGGTATCGAGTGGGCCCATATAGATATCGCAGGAACTGCATGGAGAAAAAAATCCTCCGGCACCCAAATTGGAAATGGGCCGAGCGGTTACGGCGTCCGCCTTTTAGTCGATCTTGCAGAAAAATTAGAGAAAAGCAAATAGTACCGACCTGCCGTAATTGATCATAAATACCAATTACGGCGTTTATTCCGTCGTGCATTCTCTCCGTATGTGACATAATTGGAAAACCGACTCGAGTACTAACTATGGGAATTTAGCTCGACCCATAGTGCACCGCAAAAAGAATGGCCAAAGATAGTGCACCGCACAATCAAAAGGAGGTTGGGACTACTATGAACCAGCCTAAGATTCGAAAACGACACTTCTTTATTACGCTCCTTCCCCTGCTCTACCAATCCTTGGTAGCGCCGATTGCGGGATCCCTAACTGAAAATTGGATTTTAAACAAAAGTCGGACCGAAACAGATTCCGTAAAACAGTTCATTCAAGAGCGTAGACCCTCAATATCCCCATCCGAGCTGGAATTATTGACCAAAACGATACTACTCGAGGCGGCAAAGATCGACGATACCGCCTGCGGGACTTATTGTTCTGAGGGCGAAAAAGTAGGTCTGCTACTAGGACTTATTCAAGTTGAATCCGAATTCTCTAGAAAAGCCAGATCCAAAAAAAATGCCCGCGGTTATATGCAGGTTCTCCCTTCCACCGGAGCTTGGATCGGTTCCTTGGAAGGTTTGAAGGTGCGCGACTTTCACCTCTTCGAGACCGAAATTAATATCCGTTTAGGGGTTTCCTATCTGAATCATTTATTAGAAACCCAAGAAGGCGATGTTCGTAAGGCGTTATTAGCTTATAATGCCGGCCCGGCAGCGGTAAAAAAATGGGGAGGAGTGCGTCAATATGCGGAAGACGTATTTTCCATTCAGGAAGAATACTTAGGATTTCGGAATTAGAAGAGTTTCACATCCATTCAATGCATTTTAAGAGCAACTCATGTGTTCGTTCCTTCGAGGCATGGAACGGATACCCGTGTCCGGGTAAAACCCATTCGAATTCGATGTCGATCAACGATTGCATGGATTTTTTCTGTTCTGACCAGGAATACCAACAAGCGTTTCGAAACGCGATTAATCGTTCCCGCCCGGGATCGAATGCAAGGTGATCCCCCGTAAATAGATATTTGTCCGAATATAGAAGGACGGAATGCCCTCTGGTATGGCCGGGCGTGGGAATGATCAGAAGGTCATCATCCAAACGAAAACTCTCTTTTCCTTTAACGATTATCTCAGGTTGACCGACCGCGACTGCATCCTCTTCGTGAATAATTCGATCGCAATGAAATTCTTCCTTAAATTTCTCATGATCGGCCACATCGTCTCTGTGGGTAAGATAATGGTATCGCACTCCTCCCAACGAATGTATCTTTTCCGCCAACGAAGGAACGAATCGAGGGGAGTCGATTAAGACATTTCCTGTCTCTCTAACGATTAAGTACGAAAAGGCGCCGAAAGACGCTCGAGAATGATAGCCGCAGTGAAACACATTTTCTTGAATCAATGACGGAAAAGATTGCTTAGCTTCTTGGAGATCCGTTCGCTCCTGCGTTCCGATAGATGTAGTCGGACAAGAAAGTAAAGCCCGCAACGCTTCCAAGGATTCACTTTCGTTCGATGGCTGTTTCTGAACATACGAAGCGCCGCCAGACTCCGAAAAAACTTCGGGCGCCAAAATTCTGCACGTTTCGCAATCAATGCAGGAAGAATCCACATAGAAATTCCCGGAAACATTCTCGCTTCTTCTTTTAGAGACGGTCGCCATATAATTTAGACTGCATTCCTTTTGAAAGGGTTACCATTAGGAGAATAGAAGACGGATTCGAAATTTACGGGTCTTACTTAACCCAATCGTTCGAATTAAAGTATTTATCTTCCAATAATTTTAATTCTCCCGTTCGAGTCATTTCAGAAAGAAAAAAATCGAAATTGCGCAAATAGATGAGATCAATTTTAGGAAGTAGCGCCGAGATATGATCTTCCTGTACGGCTTCTAGTAACGGACGATAATTGGAAGCCAACGAAGGCTGCAATTGAAGAATTCCTTTAATATGGTACGCTTCCGCCACAAGGCAATTTGCCGTTCCTTCTTTCACCGCCTTCCAAGCGTCGTCTATACTTCCATAAGTAAAAATTCTTGAATTCGGAAAGGCATGCAAAAGATATTCATGGCTTCCGGAAAAAGCCCGCACGGCAAAGCTTATGCCGCTCAAATCCCCAAGGTCTTTTACGCTTCGAAAATACTGAGTCGTGATGATATTTCCTTCCGGAGGAGGAGGCAAAGCCGACTTTCGGATAAGCGCTGCCGGCGTTGAAATTAAATAAGGTCTACTGAATTTTATCTTTTTAGATCGCTCGAGTGTTGTCGTTAATCCCGAGAGAGCCAAATCGACTTCTCCCTTTTGAACCGCTTCCGCGAAGTCCTCGAATTCCGGTTTAGGAACAAAAATATATTTAACGCCAAGAAAATCCGCGTATTTTTTTCCAAGCTCCGCGTCGAACCCGGGAAAGCCGTCTTTCGGATTGTCGATGTAAAAAGGGGCGAAATTGCGATTTCCGGTTATCTTAATTTCTCCTCTCCGCTGGATATCCTGGAGCCGGGAAAAAGCGGAATCGCTTTGCGCCATCATTAAGGGCCCGGAAAGGAAAAAATACAATCCGGACAAAAAAACAAAAAATCTCAAAAACCGAACAGTAAGAGTAACGGGAAAAAACATACCTACCGCAAAAATATAATCGAACCCGAACAGTTCCGCAACGGAAAAATTTCGTTCTGAATAATTACGGATTTCGGATATTCTCCGCAAGCTCTTGCGAATATCCGAAAGGTTCCGCGGAAAATCCGATTTCCATTTCGATTAATCCCTTTGCAACTCCGGTATTTGCGAAAAGAATTCTAGGCATTCCGGATTGAAAAGGGCATCCTTATTCGGAATCGGTTGCCGTTGAACAGCACGCTTAACCGCGATTTCGACCTTTTTCATATTTCGAGTGTACGGTATGTCCGGTACCTCTAGTATTTTTGCCGGGACATGCCGAGGAGAGACTTTATTCTTGATCTCCTTCCGGATAAAATTTTCGAATTCGGAAGTCAGACTCTTACCCGCGCTCATCTTTAAAAAAAGGACAACCCGGACGTCGTCTTTCCAATCTTGTCCAATTACGACCGAATCGGCTATTTCAGGAATCGTTTCGAGCAAGGTATATAAATCGGCGGTGCCGATCCTGACTCCTCCCGGATTTAAGGTAGCGTCCGATCGACCGTAGACGATCATTCCTCCGTGCTCGGTAATTTCCGCAAAATCGCCATGTCGCCAGATTTCGGGAAAAACGTCGAAATATGCACTCCTATATTTTTCCCCGTCGGAATCGGCCCAAAATTCCAGCGGCATGGAAGGAAAGGGTTGAGTGCAAACCAATTCTCCTTTGCCTTTGCTCATTCTGTTTCCCGCATCGTCAAAAATTTGAACCGACATCCCGAGTCCCAAACATTGAAGTTCTCCTTCATACACAGGTAAATTAGGATTTCCTAATGCGAAGCAACCGTTCAAATCCGTTCCCCCCGAGATTGAGGAAAGTCTAACGTCTTTTTTCCAGGATTCGTATACGTATCTAAAACCGTATCCCGGTAGGGGAGAACCGGTGGAGAGAATCGCATTTAAGTGCGATAAATTTTGAGTCGGTAGAAATTTATCCTTTTCCAGGCTTAAAATATATTTGGCGCCGACTCCGAAAACGTTGGTCTTCTTTTCGGATGCGTATTTAAATAAGACGTTATGATCGGGGTAAAAAGGATTTCCGTCAAAAAGCTGAACTGTCGCACCGATGGATAGAGAGCTAACGAGCCAATTCCACATCATCCATCCACAGGTCGTATAATAGAAAATCCGATCTTCCTCGTTCAGATTAGTGTGCAAGGCAAGTTCTTTCCAGTGATTGAGAAATACACCCGTTCCTTGGACCATGCATTTCGGAAGTCCGGTCGTTCCGGAAGAATACATTATATAAACGGGATGATCGAAAGAAAGTTGTTCGAATCGAGGACTTTTTCCAAGGAACGCATTCGACGCATCATTGAGGGACATGGCATTCGAGGGGAAGTTATCCAATCGTTCGCTCGGATTCGTATTCTGAACGGAAGGGTAACTCGAAACTAAGATAACTCTTAGATCTGAAAGTTGTTCCGATATTTCCTTAACGATGGTTGCTAATGGAAGACTCTTTCCCTTAAACTCGTAACGATCCGTCGTAATCAAGACTTTCGGCCGAATCTGCCCGAATCTATCCAGGACGCCCTTCGCGCCGAAATCGGGAGAACAGGAAGACCATACCGCACCCACCGCAGTGGCGGAAAGCATCGCGACGACAGTATCGGGAACATTGGGCATCAAACCGGCAATTCTATCCCCGGGCAAAATACCTATCGATCTAAAATACTCGGATAAGGCTCCAACCCGTTGCCAAAGTTCGGAAAACGTAAGATCTTCTGCGGCTCCGCTTTCTCCAGCATAAGTAATTGCGAGTTTTTCGTCTTTTCTGCGTAATAAATTTTCCGCAAAGTTCAACTTTGCGCCGGGGAAAAATCTAGCTTCCCGAAACGTTTTACCTTTCCGCAGAATTTCCTCGTAAGGGTAGGAATGGATAACGGGAGCATACTGCCAGAGGAGTTCCCAGAAATCCGCAGAGGAAGTTACGGACCAGGAATGCAATTCCGGATAGCTAGGGAATGATTTACCCGTTTTTTTTTCGACAAACCGTTGAAAGTCCGTCATTCGAGAATTAGCAATCTGTTCGGTATTTGGGTTCCAAATCGGTTCGTTCATATTCGGCACGTAATGCTTGAGAAAAATCCCGCTTTGGTCAACAGGAATTTGGTTGAGTAAGTAGAGTGAATAACTTAACTATGTGGCGTGGAGAATTTCCTTGTTCAATATTCTGACCCAATTTGACCTTCCGACTCTTTTATTTTTATGCGCAAGCATTCTGTACGCCGGACACGGTTTCCTACATCAATTGATCGTCGGAGGAGCGATTTCGGTTTTCCAACATCCCGATGAAAGACAATCTCGGTTAATTTTAATGATTTGGATTGCGACCGGCGGGTTTATGAGTTTCTTAGGTCTACTCCCGACGACTCTGCTACTTTTATTCGGCCCGGAACCGGCACCAGTGAAAGCCGTTCTATGGACGAATTTTATTGCCCTCAGTTTTTTAGCATTCCATTCCCTTATATGCGGACTGAAGCAGCTACCTAAACCGCTTAGAGTAGGTTTTTATTTTACTCTGGCATTTGCGGTGGCGCATCTTGCCTTTTTAATTCTGCACGGAAAAATATAAAAAATGTCAACCTTGCGCGGGTTCAAAAAAAGCCAGATTCTCGGGACCTTCGTGGATCACGATTCTTTCCACTTTTCCTTCCGCCCCGTGCACGCTTTCTTTGAGACCGCTATAAAACCAACGAGCCAGATTTTCCGATGTGGGGTTGGTTTTCTTAAAATCACTATGCTCGTTAATCAGAATATGGTCCAATTCTGCGACTAGTGCCCTGAGCCTCTTTTTCGAGGTGAGAAAATCGAAACTAATCCCGTCTTCCCCTATATTTTTTTTTCCGGACAAATAAACTTCAACTTTAAAGGAATGGCCGTGAATCGGCTCATCGGAACCGTCTGGGAAATATTTATAAAGAAAATGCGAGGATTCGAAGCGTTCCTCAATCCGGATATAGAATTTGCCTGCTTCTCGAAAAAACATGGAATTGACTAACGGTCCGGGAGTCTATATACTGGAAGGAAACCCGTACTAATAGGAGATTTTCCACATGTCGGAAGCGGTCAAGCCAAGATTTTATAAGGAAATGACGGTGGGTGAAGCGATTGCTTTACATCCGGAAGCCGGCCTCGTTTTTTCCAGCTATCACTTAGGCGGTTGTTCTCATTGTTCCATCAATGAACTGGAGACGATCGAGCAAGTTTGCATGGGCTACGGAGTAGAAGTTGAAGTACTCATCGAAAGCCTAAACAATCTAATGGAAGACGGAGAAGAATAACTTCTCCGCGCATTTCTTATCTCAACTAATTTTTTTCCCGATCTCCTTGTTGGAGGTCCCACCGAATCCTGTTCGGAAAATCGATTGAAAGAAAATGGGCTTTATGATATAGAAGGCGCGGCTTCTCCCACTAAGCCCTCCTCCACCACCCGAACCTGGGTGGGGGCCTTCGGCCCAAAAGGCGGAACGGTCATTCCGCAAACATTGAACCTAAATTAATCTTGCTCGGCAATGTAGTAGTATCTTGTCCCGGCTTTTCGAAAATATTTCGTAATTTCCCGAGTCCAACCGTCCGCCGTTTTTAAACGACGTCTAAACGTATCCTCGGGAATGCGAAACGTATCACCCAAAGTATCATAACGAAAAAAGCGAATTCCTTTTGCATTACGAATCATTAATAGGTTTCCCGGTTCGTTCTCCCAATGCCTTTCCCCTTCCCAAGTAAAGTAGATTGACCGACTGGGAAAGACGGGATATTTTTTCCCTTCATACAGGACCCTGTCCTTGCTTCTATCAACGTTTCGAAAAATTTTTTTGGGACCGCTTTTAACGATAAAGTTAATGGTCCCGCAACGGAAGGTTAGAAATAGGGGGATGCCTGAAAAAGTCATTCCTTCAATTCCGAACGAGGGTGCAAATTGAGGTTCCAACGAACCGGAGCTTCTAACGATACGATCCAATTTCGTTCTCATAGAATCGTCTAAAAATTCTACGGTATCGTCTTTCCTGATTTTTTCTAACTGTCGGTAAATAATGTCGAACTCGCGCTTTTCATAGGCTTTGTTCTTCACAAAACCGTCCAGCTGGCGTTTTAAGTTAGCCAATCTCGCTCGAAAATAAGGAGTATCGTTCCTGCTGGCGACGTCGAACATTTCTTCCCATAAAGTTTCCAGTTCGCGTACTTCCGTATTTCTATCGAAAGTGCTCTTTTCAACTTCCTCTAGTATGTAGCGAAATCTGCGTTTTAAATCGAAAAGAAATCGGGAATCCTTAACTCGTTCCATGGGTAGTCCTATTATTATCGGCCCATCTCTAAGAATGGGAAAATATGTTTAGACGGGATTTTCTAATAACCGAATCAGTTTGCGTGTTTTCGCATCTTAATCGAAAGAATAATTCCGGCAGCGATCATCGACATAATTAGGTGTGAACCTCCGTAACTCATGAATGACAAAGGAATTCCGGTTACGGGCATCAACCCCAAGACAATCCCGATATTGATCGCCATATGATAAAAAAGCAAGGCAACAATGCCGGAAGCCAGTAAAGATCCGAAACGGTCCTTACTTTCATAACTGATCTGCAAACCTCGTAGAGGAATGGAGAATAAGAAGAAAAGCAAAAAGACGGAACCGATAAATCCTGTCTGCTCCGCCCAAGAAGCAAAGATAAAATCCGTACTCGATTCGGGGACATGAGGAATTTTTCCTTCGGTCATTTCGGCGTTCAGGAACCCTTTTCCGACTAGTTTTCCCGAGCCGACCGCCGGTTTGGATGCGCGCAATTGATAACCCGCTCCTTGTTTAAATTCATCGGGATTAAGGAACGCCGTTAAACGAATTACCTG from Leptospira fainei serovar Hurstbridge str. BUT 6 includes the following:
- the bcp gene encoding thioredoxin-dependent thiol peroxidase; translated protein: MSELKVGAKAPSFTGINQSGEKIELKNLLGKKGLVLYFYPKDQTPGCTTEACDFRDNFARLKKEGFNVVGVSKDSIKSHQKFIEKQELNFTLISDEDGSICEKYGVWQLKKFMGREFMGIIRTTLLIGPDLKILKIYPKVSVKGHVDEILADIKALEKK
- a CDS encoding leucyl aminopeptidase family protein; translated protein: MKLEKSKIHFAIGKNTSKNIYKIIPVSKDHLPKELEAKFSEQVKSSIFTGEAGQSLVDESDRIIYLGLGDSAKISVRSVAQLFFSFGEKLRKWDGVGLEIKLPRFLTKNLSPVLLAYQIANSIDLGAFPLNVLTKDFKEKKLKFGSVTFLPEDSNVEKAASQGLEKSKAVSKYVNGSRFIAHLPANHFTPEEFVVRSRDIAKENGLKITVFDEPQLKKEKMGGILAVSQGSDKKPKMIILEYHPVKPKTKKKLALIGKGLTFDSGGISIKPAQDMHEMKYDMCGAAAVIHAIGAIAELGIGIPVIAAIGVAENMPDAAALKPGDVYTAHNGLTVEVQNTDAEGRLVLGDVLSYIGKKFKPDYMVDLATLTGAIIISLGHEAAGVMSNSEKLTELLNEASTSSDERTWNLPLWDEYGEDLKSDIADLRNVAGRPGGSLSAGKYLERFVDSGIEWAHIDIAGTAWRKKSSGTQIGNGPSGYGVRLLVDLAEKLEKSK
- a CDS encoding lytic transglycosylase domain-containing protein, producing the protein MNQPKIRKRHFFITLLPLLYQSLVAPIAGSLTENWILNKSRTETDSVKQFIQERRPSISPSELELLTKTILLEAAKIDDTACGTYCSEGEKVGLLLGLIQVESEFSRKARSKKNARGYMQVLPSTGAWIGSLEGLKVRDFHLFETEINIRLGVSYLNHLLETQEGDVRKALLAYNAGPAAVKKWGGVRQYAEDVFSIQEEYLGFRN
- a CDS encoding MBL fold metallo-hydrolase, with amino-acid sequence MATVSKRRSENVSGNFYVDSSCIDCETCRILAPEVFSESGGASYVQKQPSNESESLEALRALLSCPTTSIGTQERTDLQEAKQSFPSLIQENVFHCGYHSRASFGAFSYLIVRETGNVLIDSPRFVPSLAEKIHSLGGVRYHYLTHRDDVADHEKFKEEFHCDRIIHEEDAVAVGQPEIIVKGKESFRLDDDLLIIPTPGHTRGHSVLLYSDKYLFTGDHLAFDPGRERLIAFRNACWYSWSEQKKSMQSLIDIEFEWVLPGHGYPFHASKERTHELLLKCIEWM
- a CDS encoding substrate-binding periplasmic protein, which gives rise to MFFPVTLTVRFLRFFVFLSGLYFFLSGPLMMAQSDSAFSRLQDIQRRGEIKITGNRNFAPFYIDNPKDGFPGFDAELGKKYADFLGVKYIFVPKPEFEDFAEAVQKGEVDLALSGLTTTLERSKKIKFSRPYLISTPAALIRKSALPPPPEGNIITTQYFRSVKDLGDLSGISFAVRAFSGSHEYLLHAFPNSRIFTYGSIDDAWKAVKEGTANCLVAEAYHIKGILQLQPSLASNYRPLLEAVQEDHISALLPKIDLIYLRNFDFFLSEMTRTGELKLLEDKYFNSNDWVK
- a CDS encoding acetoacetate--CoA ligase, with the translated sequence MNEPIWNPNTEQIANSRMTDFQRFVEKKTGKSFPSYPELHSWSVTSSADFWELLWQYAPVIHSYPYEEILRKGKTFREARFFPGAKLNFAENLLRRKDEKLAITYAGESGAAEDLTFSELWQRVGALSEYFRSIGILPGDRIAGLMPNVPDTVVAMLSATAVGAVWSSCSPDFGAKGVLDRFGQIRPKVLITTDRYEFKGKSLPLATIVKEISEQLSDLRVILVSSYPSVQNTNPSERLDNFPSNAMSLNDASNAFLGKSPRFEQLSFDHPVYIMYSSGTTGLPKCMVQGTGVFLNHWKELALHTNLNEEDRIFYYTTCGWMMWNWLVSSLSIGATVQLFDGNPFYPDHNVLFKYASEKKTNVFGVGAKYILSLEKDKFLPTQNLSHLNAILSTGSPLPGYGFRYVYESWKKDVRLSSISGGTDLNGCFALGNPNLPVYEGELQCLGLGMSVQIFDDAGNRMSKGKGELVCTQPFPSMPLEFWADSDGEKYRSAYFDVFPEIWRHGDFAEITEHGGMIVYGRSDATLNPGGVRIGTADLYTLLETIPEIADSVVIGQDWKDDVRVVLFLKMSAGKSLTSEFENFIRKEIKNKVSPRHVPAKILEVPDIPYTRNMKKVEIAVKRAVQRQPIPNKDALFNPECLEFFSQIPELQRD
- a CDS encoding 6-carboxytetrahydropterin synthase, which encodes MFFREAGKFYIRIEERFESSHFLYKYFPDGSDEPIHGHSFKVEVYLSGKKNIGEDGISFDFLTSKKRLRALVAELDHILINEHSDFKKTNPTSENLARWFYSGLKESVHGAEGKVERIVIHEGPENLAFFEPAQG
- a CDS encoding DUF1858 domain-containing protein, with translation MSEAVKPRFYKEMTVGEAIALHPEAGLVFSSYHLGGCSHCSINELETIEQVCMGYGVEVEVLIESLNNLMEDGEE